The Ruminococcus bovis genome includes a region encoding these proteins:
- a CDS encoding ABC transporter permease, with amino-acid sequence MNIVRKLTLRHLKENKGRTVVTILGIIVAVAMITAVFVGSSSLLNVTGQMMKYTTGDYDFTASAYNDDSTERIEGTSKIKNDGELKKVGTTYKYNYAVVPQGKENDPEVMMVDLREYDYNCLEMVMTNEFTGKLPTNENEILVQKSYIDDNKLSWKVGDKVTLEIGNYYDKTTKEERLYDDAQSDNIFKKHETKVVTVTGIMTDDRSTALYSENIVFGHSGSFSKENFSNIDVYCKLNNVGFYATKQIDKILDRYSLEESFDYNTDYLLSQGALAINDTTAVMIISIIIMLIIIITASVMLVYNAFSMSLTGRLRYLGMLASVGATRKQKRNSVYFEGAFLGLIAIPLGIFFGIIGIDITLNVVLNRLITSGALGYIKEGMITSILSVPAWSIISIIVFSIITIFISAYIPARKSSKISPIDAIRQNDSINLKAKSLKSSKLIRKIFGYEGEIANKNLKRNGKKSRLIIVSLTISIVLFITVNYFCSMFTTQVDGLKKESYQVEAALPYNEAEKFNEEIAKDNNIKDKFLLTSYSIVQMAENKDKYLDYMNFQYKRKYKESICMMVHLVEDDTFNKICKDNNIDKSKYYGKKLLTLAVNSVGDKSSEDPVFKDSIKNYGLYCDQSDLFAGGFMDDSIYEDNYKLEGHILSKENNIYIGDFIKYDENNLLFTMDDNSEITMFAPMSEYLKVTNNKPSDMSVTYGYVTDNSTKLYDTINNLSSDYTVLSVSNYEHDRQGYEAVRFTIQVFLYGFITLITLITIFNIINTISTGTAMRKREFAMLRSVGVSKKGFYKIVCLESLLYGIKALIIGLPLSLLISYGMHISIGEAGYPFRPDIMIYLIVVVAVFLIVGLTMFYAVNKIKKGSIIDALKEDID; translated from the coding sequence TTGAATATTGTAAGAAAGTTAACTTTGCGTCACCTAAAAGAAAATAAAGGCAGAACAGTTGTCACTATCTTAGGTATCATTGTTGCAGTAGCAATGATTACAGCAGTATTTGTAGGTAGCTCATCATTACTGAATGTTACAGGACAAATGATGAAATATACTACAGGTGACTATGATTTTACTGCTTCTGCTTATAATGATGACTCAACAGAAAGAATTGAAGGCACATCAAAAATTAAAAATGACGGTGAATTGAAGAAAGTAGGTACAACTTACAAGTATAATTATGCAGTTGTACCACAAGGTAAAGAAAATGACCCTGAGGTTATGATGGTAGACCTTAGAGAATATGATTATAACTGTCTAGAGATGGTTATGACTAATGAGTTTACCGGTAAGCTACCTACTAATGAAAATGAAATTCTTGTTCAAAAGTCCTACATTGATGATAATAAATTATCATGGAAAGTAGGGGATAAGGTTACCCTTGAAATCGGTAATTATTACGATAAAACAACCAAAGAAGAAAGACTGTATGATGATGCTCAGTCAGATAATATATTTAAAAAGCATGAAACAAAGGTTGTCACTGTTACCGGTATTATGACAGATGATAGATCAACTGCACTATATAGTGAAAACATAGTATTTGGTCATAGTGGTTCTTTCTCTAAAGAAAACTTTAGTAATATTGATGTTTACTGTAAACTAAATAATGTTGGTTTCTATGCAACAAAACAAATTGATAAGATTTTGGACAGATATAGTCTTGAAGAAAGTTTTGATTATAATACTGACTACTTGTTAAGCCAAGGTGCATTGGCAATTAATGATACTACTGCTGTGATGATTATATCTATTATAATTATGCTGATAATTATTATCACTGCCTCAGTTATGCTGGTGTATAATGCCTTTTCAATGTCACTGACAGGCAGACTTAGATACTTAGGAATGTTGGCAAGTGTTGGTGCTACCAGAAAGCAGAAGAGAAATTCAGTATATTTTGAGGGTGCATTCCTAGGGTTGATTGCAATTCCTTTAGGTATTTTCTTCGGTATTATCGGTATTGATATAACCTTAAATGTAGTTCTAAACAGACTGATAACTTCCGGTGCATTAGGTTACATAAAGGAAGGTATGATAACCTCTATTTTGTCAGTACCTGCTTGGAGTATTATTTCAATAATTGTATTTAGTATTATTACAATCTTTATTTCTGCATATATTCCGGCCAGAAAGTCCTCAAAGATTAGTCCTATTGATGCAATCAGACAGAATGACTCAATTAATCTAAAGGCAAAAAGTCTAAAGTCATCAAAGTTGATTAGAAAAATCTTCGGTTATGAGGGTGAAATTGCCAACAAAAACCTAAAGAGAAATGGTAAAAAATCAAGACTGATTATTGTTTCACTTACAATTTCTATTGTGCTATTCATTACAGTAAACTACTTCTGTAGTATGTTTACAACTCAAGTAGATGGATTGAAAAAAGAATCTTATCAGGTAGAGGCAGCACTGCCATATAATGAAGCTGAAAAGTTTAATGAAGAAATTGCTAAGGATAATAATATTAAAGATAAATTCTTGCTTACATCCTATAGTATTGTACAAATGGCAGAAAACAAGGACAAATATCTTGATTATATGAATTTTCAGTACAAAAGGAAATACAAAGAAAGTATTTGTATGATGGTACACCTTGTTGAGGATGATACCTTTAATAAGATTTGTAAGGATAATAATATTGATAAAAGCAAGTATTATGGCAAAAAATTATTAACACTTGCAGTTAACAGTGTTGGTGATAAGTCATCAGAAGACCCTGTATTTAAAGATAGTATCAAGAACTACGGTTTATATTGTGACCAATCGGATTTATTTGCCGGTGGCTTTATGGATGATTCAATTTATGAAGATAACTATAAACTGGAAGGTCATATTTTATCAAAAGAAAACAATATTTATATAGGTGACTTTATTAAGTATGATGAGAATAATCTGCTGTTTACTATGGATGATAACAGTGAAATCACTATGTTTGCACCAATGAGTGAATACTTAAAGGTTACAAATAATAAGCCAAGTGATATGTCTGTAACCTATGGTTATGTTACTGATAATAGCACTAAGTTATATGATACAATTAATAATTTAAGTAGTGATTATACTGTGCTTAGTGTTTCTAATTATGAACATGACCGACAAGGTTATGAGGCAGTTAGGTTCACTATTCAGGTGTTCCTATATGGCTTCATTACACTAATCACTTTAATTACAATCTTCAATATAATTAACACAATATCAACCGGTACTGCAATGAGAAAAAGAGAATTTGCAATGCTTCGTTCAGTTGGCGTTTCCAAGAAAGGCTTTTACAAGATTGTCTGTCTGGAAAGTTTGTTATATGGCATTAAGGCTTTGATTATCGGTTTACCACTTAGCTTACTAATTAGCTACGGTATGCATATTTCTATAGGTGAAGCAGGTTATCCTTTCAGACCTGATATTATGATTTACCTAATTGTAGTTGTTGCAGTGTTCTTAATTGTAGGACTTACAATGTTCTATGCAGTTAATAAAATCAAGAAAGGCTCAATCATTGATGCTCTAAAGGAAGATATAGATTAA
- a CDS encoding sensor histidine kinase has protein sequence MINKDIKIIALMGFLGTIVATVVTLFFNVVCSVVTFLLGAILTLTFYIVTRKRYKKIAELNNYLSLVCAGNYLIDIKENTEGELSILKNNLYKVIVLLRSKNELLEKDKIYLADSLADISHQLKTPLTSLMVMVDLLKDEKNIDKQREFISIIETQISKIKWLVENLLKLSKLDAGTIKFKKEKIDVLSVITKSLSPFLVQMEMKNISLETKVDDFSFTGDLNWTSEAVENIIKNCIEHTADNGKLNIETGVTNIYSYIKITDNGCGIKKKDLPHIFERFYQGENSSKESVGIGLALAKTIVENQGGTIDVTSEENVGTEFIIKFNKMVV, from the coding sequence ATGATAAATAAAGATATAAAGATTATTGCTTTAATGGGCTTTTTAGGAACAATAGTTGCAACTGTAGTGACACTATTCTTTAATGTAGTTTGTTCTGTAGTTACCTTTTTGTTAGGTGCAATTTTGACCTTAACATTTTATATTGTTACTAGGAAAAGATACAAGAAAATTGCCGAACTAAATAACTACCTTTCACTTGTGTGTGCAGGTAATTATCTTATTGATATTAAGGAAAATACTGAGGGTGAACTGTCTATCCTAAAGAATAATCTGTACAAGGTTATTGTGTTACTTCGTTCAAAAAATGAACTGCTTGAAAAAGATAAAATCTACCTTGCAGATTCTTTAGCTGATATTTCCCATCAGCTAAAAACACCACTAACCTCACTTATGGTTATGGTTGATTTGTTGAAAGATGAAAAGAATATTGATAAGCAAAGGGAATTTATCTCTATAATAGAAACTCAGATTAGCAAAATAAAATGGTTAGTAGAGAATTTGCTGAAACTTTCTAAGTTAGATGCCGGTACAATTAAGTTTAAGAAAGAAAAAATTGATGTTTTATCGGTAATTACAAAAAGCCTAAGTCCATTCCTAGTGCAAATGGAAATGAAGAATATTTCACTTGAAACTAAGGTTGATGACTTTTCCTTTACAGGTGACTTAAACTGGACAAGTGAGGCTGTGGAAAATATTATAAAAAATTGTATTGAACATACTGCCGATAATGGAAAGCTAAATATAGAAACAGGTGTAACTAATATTTATAGTTACATAAAAATTACTGATAACGGTTGTGGCATCAAGAAAAAGGATTTACCACATATTTTTGAAAGATTTTATCAAGGAGAGAATTCTTCTAAGGAGAGTGTAGGCATTGGGCTGGCACTTGCTAAGACAATTGTTGAAAACCAAGGTGGCACAATTGATGTTACCAGTGAAGAAAATGTAGGAACAGAATTTATTATTAAATTCAACAAAATGGTTGTGTGA
- the leuA gene encoding 2-isopropylmalate synthase encodes MKEGYKKYIPFKQIDLPDREWPTKVITKAPTWCSVDLRDGNQALIDPMNLEEKLEFFHALCDMGFKEIEIGFPSASETEYEICRELIEGNHIPDDVTIQVLVQAREHLIKKTFEAIKGAKNVIVHFYNSTSTLQRKVVFKKDIDGIIDIAVEGAKLIKELTDNYDGDTNIRFEYSPESFSGTEMDNAVKICEKVMDVLECTPENPIILNLPNTVEMCTPNTYADQIEYFIKHLKNRESAIISVHPHNDRGTGVAATELALLAGAERVEGTLFGNGERTGNLDIVTVGLNMYTQGVDPELDFSNLPKLKEIFERCTNMKIGERQPYIGELVFTAFSGSHQDAINKGVKYCKDTNSDYWEVPYIPIDPADVGRQYEPIIRINSQSGKGGAAYVMEHNFGYELPKKMHPEFGALVQVKCDELGRELVPKELFEVFKDNYLEHPQKYVIENSRIFEESENGKEYVHFKGTIVIDGTDKRNTTGVGNGPIDAFFNAIKKIGIDQYKFRSYSQHAISEGSDSQAVSYIELETPENKRIFGVGIDHNVNYSSILGVLNAINRNEAEDK; translated from the coding sequence ATGAAAGAAGGATACAAAAAGTATATTCCTTTTAAGCAGATTGATTTACCGGACAGAGAATGGCCTACAAAAGTAATTACAAAAGCTCCAACTTGGTGTAGTGTTGACCTAAGAGATGGCAACCAGGCACTGATTGACCCTATGAATCTTGAAGAAAAGTTGGAATTCTTCCATGCACTATGCGATATGGGTTTCAAAGAAATTGAAATCGGTTTCCCATCAGCATCAGAAACAGAATACGAAATCTGTAGAGAACTAATAGAAGGAAATCATATTCCTGATGATGTTACAATTCAGGTTCTTGTACAAGCAAGAGAACACCTAATCAAAAAGACATTTGAGGCTATTAAGGGTGCTAAGAATGTTATTGTTCACTTCTACAATTCAACTTCTACTTTACAGAGAAAAGTTGTATTTAAGAAAGATATAGATGGTATCATTGACATTGCAGTTGAAGGTGCAAAGCTAATTAAAGAACTAACAGACAACTATGACGGTGACACAAACATTAGATTTGAATACAGTCCTGAAAGCTTTAGTGGCACAGAAATGGACAATGCAGTTAAAATCTGTGAAAAGGTTATGGATGTGCTTGAATGTACACCTGAAAACCCTATTATTCTAAATCTACCTAACACAGTAGAAATGTGTACACCTAACACATATGCCGATCAGATTGAATACTTTATCAAGCACCTAAAGAACAGAGAAAGTGCTATTATCTCAGTTCATCCTCACAACGACAGAGGTACAGGTGTTGCTGCAACAGAACTTGCTTTACTTGCAGGTGCTGAGAGAGTTGAAGGTACACTATTCGGTAACGGTGAAAGAACAGGTAACCTAGACATTGTTACTGTTGGCCTAAATATGTACACACAGGGTGTTGACCCTGAACTTGATTTCTCTAACCTACCAAAGCTAAAGGAAATCTTTGAAAGATGCACTAATATGAAGATTGGCGAAAGACAGCCTTATATTGGTGAACTAGTATTTACTGCATTCTCAGGTAGCCATCAGGATGCTATCAACAAGGGTGTTAAGTACTGCAAGGACACTAACTCAGACTACTGGGAAGTTCCATATATTCCAATTGACCCTGCTGATGTTGGCAGACAGTATGAGCCTATCATTCGTATTAACTCACAGAGTGGTAAGGGTGGTGCTGCTTATGTTATGGAACACAACTTTGGCTACGAACTACCAAAGAAAATGCATCCAGAGTTCGGTGCATTAGTTCAGGTTAAGTGTGATGAACTAGGCAGAGAGCTTGTACCAAAGGAACTATTTGAAGTATTTAAGGATAACTACCTAGAACACCCACAGAAGTATGTTATTGAAAACAGCCGTATCTTTGAAGAAAGCGAAAATGGCAAGGAGTATGTTCACTTTAAGGGTACTATCGTTATTGACGGTACTGATAAGAGAAACACAACCGGTGTTGGTAACGGTCCTATTGATGCATTCTTCAACGCTATAAAGAAGATTGGCATTGACCAGTATAAGTTCCGTTCTTATAGTCAACATGCTATTAGCGAAGGTAGTGACTCTCAGGCAGTTTCTTACATTGAACTTGAAACACCTGAAAATAAGAGAATTTTCGGTGTTGGCATTGACCATAATGTTAACTATAGCTCAATCCTAGGTGTGCTAAATGCTATCAACAGAAATGAAGCTGAAGATAAGTAA
- a CDS encoding leucine-rich repeat protein → MMTTTTTLLNKEKKIILFCSAFDDCKNIKTFNISKNVNEIRKNVFINCTSLKSINMDKNNKKYATVNGSLYNKKKNNLIAYPGGRTSSYKVSKGTKYIGNQSFSGATVKKVVLPNTVKNIGYKAFENCKSLNNITIQGSVSFIDAKAFDNTKYYNTSKYWYKGQLYVANCVVDSKENIKSANLKSSTRLIARDDFTLYVYKNTAGNRYAKGNAFNYKVIK, encoded by the coding sequence ATGATGACAACTACAACTACACTATTGAATAAAGAAAAGAAAATTATACTTTTTTGCTCTGCCTTTGATGATTGTAAGAATATAAAGACATTTAATATTTCTAAAAATGTAAATGAAATCAGAAAAAATGTTTTTATCAATTGTACAAGTTTAAAGAGCATTAATATGGATAAAAATAATAAGAAATATGCAACAGTAAACGGTTCTCTTTATAATAAGAAAAAGAATAATCTTATTGCTTATCCCGGTGGCAGAACATCATCATACAAAGTTTCTAAGGGTACTAAGTACATTGGAAATCAGTCCTTTTCCGGTGCTACAGTAAAGAAAGTTGTTCTTCCTAATACAGTAAAGAATATTGGCTATAAAGCATTTGAAAACTGTAAGAGCCTTAATAATATTACTATTCAGGGTTCTGTAAGTTTTATTGATGCAAAGGCTTTTGACAACACAAAGTACTACAATACTTCAAAGTATTGGTACAAAGGTCAGCTATATGTTGCTAATTGTGTAGTTGACAGTAAAGAAAATATTAAGTCAGCTAACCTAAAGTCAAGTACAAGACTGATTGCAAGAGATGACTTTACTTTATATGTATATAAAAATACTGCAGGTAATAGATATGCTAAGGGTAATGCCTTTAACTATAAGGTAATCAAATAA
- a CDS encoding inorganic diphosphatase, with the protein MNIWHDISPKRITTDKFYAVIEISKGGKNKYELDKETGLLKLDRVLFTSTHYPANYGFIPRTYADDGDPLDVLVLCSETIQPMTLVECKPIGVLTMIDDNHNDEKIIAVPVNDPNYNGYSDISDLPTHYFEEIRHFFQVYKTLENDKVTTVTEINGCDDAKEVIRKSIDSYIRDFQMA; encoded by the coding sequence ATGAATATTTGGCACGATATTTCCCCAAAAAGAATTACAACAGACAAGTTTTATGCAGTTATTGAAATTTCTAAGGGTGGCAAGAATAAATACGAATTAGACAAAGAAACAGGATTACTAAAATTGGACAGAGTGCTTTTTACATCCACCCACTATCCGGCTAACTATGGTTTTATTCCTCGTACATACGCAGATGACGGTGACCCACTAGATGTACTTGTACTATGCAGTGAGACAATTCAGCCAATGACATTAGTTGAATGTAAACCAATCGGTGTACTGACTATGATTGACGATAACCACAATGATGAAAAAATCATTGCAGTTCCTGTTAATGACCCTAACTACAACGGTTACAGTGATATTTCTGACCTACCTACTCATTATTTTGAAGAAATCAGACATTTCTTCCAGGTTTATAAAACACTTGAAAATGACAAGGTTACTACTGTTACAGAAATCAACGGTTGTGATGATGCAAAGGAAGTTATCAGAAAGTCTATTGACAGTTACATTCGTGACTTCCAAATGGCATAA
- a CDS encoding DUF4037 domain-containing protein: protein MFFENLWKEISTLNEVQSIALAGSRASEKYDEKSDYDLYIYCDTVPSDEVRKSILEKYCDYIELGNHFWELEDNCTLKNGIDIDILYRNIDTITEELSSVVEKYNPHNGYTTCIWHNVLHSKILYDKNDKFKKMQDRFSVPYPEELKKNITRQNMNLLSGILPSYDKQITKALNRNDLPSINHRISAFVESYFDIIFALNKMTHPGEKRMVEYAKGYGKILPKNFEENLTSLFSNMFSDKENTLLILENIVTEIKKVI, encoded by the coding sequence ATGTTTTTTGAAAATCTATGGAAAGAAATTTCTACCCTTAATGAGGTTCAATCTATTGCTTTAGCCGGTTCTAGGGCAAGTGAAAAGTATGATGAAAAATCAGATTACGACTTATACATTTACTGTGATACTGTTCCAAGTGATGAAGTAAGAAAAAGCATCCTAGAAAAATATTGTGACTACATTGAACTCGGTAATCACTTTTGGGAATTAGAGGACAATTGCACATTAAAGAATGGCATTGATATTGATATTCTTTACAGAAATATTGACACTATTACAGAAGAACTTTCTTCTGTTGTAGAAAAGTACAACCCACACAATGGTTACACAACCTGCATATGGCACAATGTTCTACACAGTAAAATTCTATATGATAAGAATGATAAATTTAAGAAAATGCAAGACAGATTTTCTGTGCCTTATCCGGAAGAATTAAAAAAAAATATTACTCGTCAAAATATGAATTTGTTATCCGGAATTTTGCCTTCCTATGATAAGCAAATTACAAAAGCACTTAACAGAAATGATTTGCCTAGTATCAACCACAGAATATCAGCATTTGTTGAGTCGTACTTTGATATAATATTTGCACTAAACAAAATGACTCATCCCGGTGAAAAGAGAATGGTTGAATATGCTAAAGGTTATGGTAAAATTCTTCCAAAAAATTTTGAAGAAAATTTAACAAGTCTGTTCTCTAATATGTTTTCTGATAAAGAAAATACACTTCTTATATTAGAAAACATTGTAACAGAAATAAAAAAAGTAATATAA
- a CDS encoding RNA polymerase sigma factor, with the protein MEEILDVESFVTKAVNEYSGTIYKVAFHITCNKDDAYDVCQDAFLRLFNNFEKIKDDEHLKAWLIRVAVNCAKSYCTKGFKKNTVPIDDVNENELIAENKKDNTIDKVLKLPEKYRVVIHLFYYQEMSIEEISDTLQIGKSAVKTRLSRGRKLLEKIIREEEALGG; encoded by the coding sequence TTGGAAGAGATATTGGATGTTGAGAGCTTTGTCACCAAAGCTGTTAATGAATATTCCGGTACAATATATAAGGTTGCTTTCCATATTACTTGCAACAAGGATGATGCCTATGATGTGTGTCAGGATGCTTTCCTAAGATTGTTCAACAATTTTGAAAAGATTAAGGACGATGAACACCTAAAAGCGTGGCTTATCCGAGTTGCAGTAAATTGTGCAAAAAGCTATTGTACGAAAGGATTTAAGAAAAATACAGTTCCTATTGATGATGTTAATGAAAATGAGTTAATAGCTGAAAATAAGAAAGATAATACTATAGATAAGGTTCTTAAATTACCGGAAAAGTATCGTGTAGTTATTCATCTTTTCTATTATCAAGAAATGAGTATTGAAGAAATATCCGATACTTTACAGATTGGTAAATCAGCAGTTAAAACAAGATTATCAAGAGGAAGAAAACTGTTAGAAAAAATTATTAGAGAGGAGGAAGCTTTAGGTGGATAA
- a CDS encoding NYN domain-containing protein, with product MELNNEPIYKASQSKVSTVVAYLIGAKEDMFSYYSGDSMDIIEKLKENDDAIILRSLCNIRTNLMLHYQTTQESIYYFTNLDRQSYYEEDVKILRSKGIDIVKANCKVNTYIANINELIANRINNVKDFFPEWFKWEYIRELFVMPKGQKEDRIMAESKKFSANRNNYPYQRYIYWRPVEEGNILFNDEKFAMIIYRQHNEEFSDISKVTDASDVIKTDIYDFIQNGEKVMIVVDCENSDPIKLAGTLTQLNADELSKISKIELYDDKHTSKAWKYIGALTGIPVEHNVIERVKEEKSLVDIKMSVGISKAYFRDNVDSFIMLSSDSDFWGVISSIPDAKFLVMVEQSKCGPDILNAFKDNGTYYCYIDDFSTGNIKGFKNAILRSTLEEKVGSLVNIDTKELVNNIFRELYMEVDEAEKKNFYDKYVKKMTLAIDKDGMMTIKIPD from the coding sequence ATGGAACTAAATAACGAGCCTATCTATAAGGCAAGTCAATCAAAAGTTTCTACAGTAGTAGCATACCTAATAGGTGCTAAAGAAGATATGTTTAGTTACTATTCAGGTGACAGTATGGACATTATTGAGAAACTAAAGGAAAATGATGATGCAATTATTCTAAGGTCACTATGTAATATTCGTACAAACCTAATGTTGCATTACCAAACAACACAGGAAAGTATTTATTATTTTACAAACCTAGACAGACAAAGCTATTATGAAGAAGATGTAAAAATTCTAAGAAGTAAAGGCATTGATATTGTCAAGGCTAATTGCAAGGTAAATACTTATATTGCAAACATAAACGAACTTATTGCAAACAGAATAAATAATGTTAAGGACTTTTTCCCTGAATGGTTTAAGTGGGAATACATCAGAGAACTTTTTGTAATGCCTAAAGGTCAAAAAGAAGATAGAATTATGGCTGAGTCAAAGAAATTCTCTGCTAATAGAAATAACTATCCTTACCAAAGATATATTTACTGGAGACCTGTTGAAGAGGGTAATATCCTATTTAATGATGAAAAATTTGCAATGATAATCTATAGACAACATAACGAAGAATTTTCTGATATTTCTAAGGTTACAGATGCAAGTGATGTTATTAAAACAGATATTTATGACTTTATTCAGAATGGCGAAAAGGTTATGATTGTGGTTGATTGTGAAAACAGTGACCCTATTAAACTTGCAGGTACTCTTACTCAGCTTAACGCAGATGAACTTTCCAAAATTTCTAAAATAGAATTATACGACGATAAACATACTTCAAAAGCATGGAAGTACATTGGTGCATTAACCGGTATCCCTGTTGAGCATAATGTAATTGAAAGAGTTAAGGAAGAAAAATCTTTGGTTGATATTAAAATGTCAGTGGGTATCTCAAAGGCTTATTTTCGTGACAATGTAGATTCATTTATTATGCTTTCAAGTGACTCTGACTTTTGGGGTGTTATCTCCTCAATTCCTGATGCAAAGTTCCTTGTTATGGTTGAGCAAAGTAAGTGTGGACCTGATATTCTAAATGCATTTAAGGATAACGGTACATATTATTGTTATATTGATGACTTTTCAACCGGCAATATTAAGGGCTTTAAGAATGCAATTCTCCGTTCAACTTTGGAAGAAAAAGTAGGTTCACTTGTAAATATTGATACTAAGGAACTAGTAAATAATATTTTCAGAGAGCTATATATGGAAGTTGATGAAGCAGAGAAAAAGAATTTCTACGATAAATATGTTAAGAAAATGACTCTTGCTATTGATAAAGATGGAATGATGACTATTAAAATCCCTGATTGA
- a CDS encoding ABC transporter ATP-binding protein encodes MNILEVKNLSKIYGKGDTLVKAVDDVSFTVEQGEFVAIIGPSGSGKSTLLHIIGGVDTPTSGNVIIDGTDITKLKESPLSIFRRRQIGLVYQFYNLIPILTVEENLTLPLLLDGRKPNKEQIDYLVSNLGLGDRLKHLPNQLSGGQQQRVSIGRALANNPALLLADEPTGNLDSENSKEIVALLRKFNREHNQTVIMITHDERIAQSADRIIAIEDGKIVKDEVSKG; translated from the coding sequence ATGAACATACTTGAAGTTAAAAATTTATCAAAAATTTACGGAAAAGGTGACACACTTGTAAAAGCAGTTGATGATGTTTCTTTTACTGTTGAGCAAGGTGAGTTTGTTGCAATTATCGGACCATCAGGTTCAGGTAAATCAACTTTGCTACATATAATCGGTGGTGTAGATACACCAACAAGTGGTAATGTAATTATTGACGGTACTGATATTACAAAGCTAAAGGAAAGTCCTTTGTCAATTTTCAGAAGAAGACAAATCGGTCTGGTGTATCAGTTCTACAACCTAATACCAATCTTGACAGTTGAAGAAAATCTGACTTTGCCACTACTACTTGATGGCAGAAAACCTAACAAAGAACAGATTGATTACTTAGTAAGTAACCTTGGCTTAGGTGACAGACTAAAGCACTTGCCAAACCAGCTTTCAGGTGGTCAACAACAGAGAGTTTCCATTGGCAGAGCATTGGCTAACAATCCTGCACTATTACTTGCTGATGAACCTACAGGTAACCTTGACAGTGAAAACAGTAAGGAAATTGTTGCTTTACTTCGCAAGTTTAACAGAGAACATAATCAAACAGTAATTATGATTACTCATGACGAAAGAATTGCTCAGTCTGCCGACAGAATTATTGCTATTGAAGATGGTAAGATTGTTAAGGATGAGGTGAGTAAAGGTTGA
- a CDS encoding response regulator transcription factor has translation MNVFLLEDDEAIGIGLKYSLENEGYTVTIATSVKSAFEIINKEKFALYILDLTLPDGSGYDVCKKIKSIGDFPVIFLTAYDDEVNVVMGLELGADDYISKPFRVKELIARIKSVLRRYNRESKGIIKIGNVLINTNKATVFKNGQEVILTAMEYKLFLILLNNRGNILSRNKLLEYIWDVEGDFVNDNTLTVYIKRLRDKIEDDPSAPMIIKTIRGLGYVIENDK, from the coding sequence ATGAATGTTTTTTTACTTGAAGATGATGAGGCTATTGGTATTGGTCTAAAGTATTCTCTTGAAAATGAGGGTTATACTGTGACAATTGCAACCAGTGTAAAGTCAGCCTTTGAAATTATAAATAAAGAGAAGTTTGCATTATATATTCTTGACTTAACATTACCTGATGGTAGTGGTTATGATGTTTGCAAAAAGATAAAGTCAATCGGTGACTTTCCGGTAATTTTCCTAACTGCTTATGATGATGAGGTTAATGTGGTTATGGGTCTTGAACTTGGTGCTGATGACTATATTTCTAAACCATTTAGAGTTAAGGAACTTATTGCAAGAATTAAAAGTGTCCTTAGACGATACAATAGGGAAAGTAAAGGTATCATTAAAATAGGAAATGTCCTTATAAATACAAACAAAGCAACAGTTTTCAAGAATGGTCAGGAAGTTATTTTAACTGCTATGGAGTATAAGCTATTCTTAATTTTGCTAAATAATCGTGGTAATATTCTTTCTCGTAATAAACTGTTGGAATATATTTGGGATGTTGAGGGTGACTTTGTAAATGACAACACTCTTACTGTTTATATTAAAAGATTAAGAGATAAAATTGAGGATGACCCATCAGCCCCTATGATTATCAAGACAATTCGTGGATTAGGATATGTGATTGAAAATGATAAATAA